The Streptomyces sp. HUAS CB01 genome has a segment encoding these proteins:
- a CDS encoding SCO6880 family protein, whose translation MTTQSPAIAPRRTYLIGRARPNALIGKNRETGEIALIIAGAFLGMMSGLLVPVLSLRIVLLMGFPLLALAAVYVPYKQRTFYRWYEINRSYKRTLRQGTVYRSRAMEAGTRVDGREVEIGPPPGIGRINWLAAPFGPDEIAVLLHADRRTVTAAIEIEGPGVGLRDSEDQEALVDRFGTLLKHVANGDGFVTRLQMLARTLPADPDAHAKDVAQRGDHSAPAWLQQSYDQLQSMVSTSSEQHRAYLVACMHYTRELAAEAHAMARAARHATGAKRLDKDAGLAVVMARELTDICARLAEADIRVRQPLGQARLASLVHSMYDPDHPIDHIQAMTKRNAWPAELDAVEPTYLQAKTRESATRAPWCHATAWVKEWPMTPVGVNFLAPLLVHTPDVIRTVAVCMDLEPTEVAIERMLTEKTNDEAEASRAAKMNRTVDPRDIAAHGRLDQRGEDLASGAAGVNLVGYITVSSRTPEALARDKRTIRASAGKSYLKLEWCDREHHRAFVNTLPFATGIRR comes from the coding sequence TTGACGACGCAGTCCCCGGCCATCGCGCCCCGCCGCACGTATCTGATCGGCCGGGCCCGGCCGAACGCGCTCATCGGCAAGAACCGCGAGACGGGCGAGATCGCCCTGATCATCGCCGGCGCGTTCCTCGGCATGATGAGCGGACTGCTGGTGCCCGTCCTGTCCCTGCGCATCGTGCTGCTCATGGGCTTCCCGCTGCTCGCGCTGGCCGCCGTGTACGTGCCGTACAAGCAGCGCACCTTCTACCGCTGGTACGAGATCAACCGCAGCTACAAGCGCACCCTGCGCCAGGGCACCGTCTACCGCTCCCGCGCCATGGAAGCGGGCACCCGCGTCGACGGCCGCGAGGTCGAGATCGGTCCCCCGCCCGGCATCGGCCGGATCAACTGGCTCGCCGCCCCCTTCGGCCCGGACGAGATCGCCGTACTGCTGCACGCCGACCGGCGCACCGTCACCGCCGCCATCGAGATCGAGGGCCCCGGCGTCGGCCTGCGCGACAGCGAGGACCAGGAAGCCCTGGTGGACCGTTTCGGCACGCTGCTGAAGCATGTCGCCAACGGCGACGGCTTCGTGACACGGCTTCAGATGCTCGCCCGCACCCTGCCCGCCGACCCCGACGCCCACGCCAAGGACGTAGCCCAGCGCGGCGACCACAGCGCCCCCGCCTGGCTCCAGCAGTCCTACGACCAGTTGCAGTCCATGGTGTCCACCTCCAGCGAGCAGCACCGCGCCTATCTGGTCGCGTGCATGCACTACACCCGGGAACTGGCCGCCGAGGCCCACGCCATGGCCCGGGCCGCCCGCCATGCCACCGGCGCCAAGCGACTCGACAAGGACGCCGGCCTCGCCGTCGTCATGGCACGCGAGCTGACCGACATCTGCGCCCGCCTCGCCGAGGCCGACATCCGCGTCCGCCAGCCCCTCGGCCAGGCCCGGCTCGCCTCCCTCGTGCACTCCATGTACGACCCGGACCACCCCATCGACCACATCCAGGCCATGACCAAGCGCAACGCCTGGCCCGCCGAACTCGACGCGGTGGAGCCCACCTATCTCCAGGCGAAGACCCGCGAGTCCGCCACCCGCGCCCCCTGGTGCCACGCCACCGCCTGGGTGAAGGAGTGGCCGATGACCCCCGTCGGGGTCAACTTCCTCGCCCCCCTGCTCGTCCACACCCCGGACGTGATCCGCACCGTCGCGGTCTGCATGGACCTGGAACCCACCGAGGTCGCCATCGAGCGGATGCTCACGGAGAAGACCAACGACGAGGCGGAGGCCAGCCGCGCCGCCAAGATGAACCGCACCGTCGACCCCCGCGACATCGCCGCACACGGCCGACTCGACCAGCGGGGTGAAGATCTCGCCAGCGGCGCGGCAGGCGTCAATCTTGTCGGGTACATCACTGTGTCGTCGCGTACGCCCGAGGCCCTGGCCAGGGACAAGCGCACGATCAGGGCCTCGGCGGGCAAGTCGTACCTGAAGCTGGAGTGGTGCGACCGCGAGCACCACCGGGCCTTTGTGAACACGCTGCCGTTCGCCACCGGCATCCGCCGATAG
- a CDS encoding ATP-binding protein, with product MRDPLSVLTESFTSFLFGKVETTRSPVRTSTGQAQAVYLPTAAPGLGDSGVIIGREVYSGKGYVYDPFQLYGQQLPAPHWLVLGESGNGKSALEKTYVLRQLRFRDRQVVVLDAQGEDGVGEWNLIAQELGITPIRLDPMAALDDGIRLNPLDPSITTTGQLALLRTIIEVAMGHGLDERAGFALKVAHAYVNETITDRQPVLTDIVEQLRHPEPESAAAMNVDIDDVRAWGLDVALVLDRLVDGDLRGMFDGPTTVGIDLDAPLIVFDLSHIDRNSIAMPILMAIVGVWLEHTWIRPDRKKRIFLVEEAWHIINSPFVAQLFQRLLKFGRRLGLSFVAVVHHLSDVVDGAAAREAAAILKMASTRTIYAQKADEARATGRVLGLPRWAVEIIPTLTPGIAVWDVNGNVQVVKHLVTEAERPLVYTDRAMTESSSLPEDVRAAEQEAEQRAAFIERQQRRLDSSESTVA from the coding sequence ATGCGAGACCCGCTGTCCGTCCTCACCGAGTCCTTCACGTCCTTCCTCTTCGGGAAGGTCGAGACGACCCGCTCACCCGTGCGCACCTCCACGGGCCAGGCCCAGGCCGTCTATCTGCCGACCGCCGCGCCGGGCCTCGGGGACTCGGGCGTGATCATCGGCCGCGAGGTGTACAGCGGCAAGGGCTACGTCTACGACCCGTTCCAGCTGTACGGACAGCAGCTCCCCGCCCCGCACTGGCTGGTACTCGGCGAGTCCGGCAACGGCAAGTCGGCGCTGGAGAAGACGTACGTCCTGCGCCAGCTCCGCTTCCGCGACCGCCAGGTCGTCGTCCTCGACGCCCAGGGCGAGGACGGCGTCGGCGAATGGAACCTCATCGCCCAGGAGCTGGGAATAACTCCCATCAGGCTCGACCCGATGGCCGCCCTGGACGACGGTATCCGCCTCAACCCGCTCGACCCGTCGATCACCACCACCGGACAGCTGGCGCTGCTGCGCACCATCATCGAGGTCGCCATGGGTCACGGCCTCGACGAACGGGCGGGCTTCGCGCTCAAGGTGGCGCACGCGTACGTCAACGAGACCATCACCGACCGGCAGCCGGTCCTCACCGACATCGTCGAGCAACTCCGCCACCCCGAGCCGGAGTCGGCGGCGGCGATGAACGTCGACATCGACGACGTACGGGCCTGGGGCCTGGACGTGGCCCTGGTCCTCGACCGGCTCGTCGACGGTGACCTGCGCGGAATGTTCGACGGCCCGACGACGGTCGGTATCGACCTGGACGCCCCGCTCATCGTCTTCGACCTGTCGCACATCGACCGCAACTCCATCGCCATGCCGATCCTCATGGCGATCGTCGGCGTGTGGCTGGAGCACACCTGGATCCGCCCCGACCGGAAGAAGCGCATCTTCCTCGTCGAGGAGGCCTGGCACATCATCAACAGCCCCTTCGTGGCGCAGCTCTTCCAGCGGCTGCTCAAGTTCGGCCGGCGGCTCGGCCTGTCCTTCGTCGCCGTCGTCCACCACCTCAGCGACGTGGTCGACGGCGCCGCTGCCAGGGAGGCGGCCGCCATCCTCAAGATGGCGTCGACCCGCACGATCTACGCCCAGAAGGCGGACGAGGCCCGGGCCACGGGCAGAGTGCTCGGGCTGCCCCGGTGGGCCGTGGAGATCATCCCCACCCTGACCCCCGGCATCGCGGTCTGGGACGTCAACGGCAATGTCCAGGTCGTCAAACACCTGGTGACGGAGGCCGAACGCCCCCTGGTCTACACGGACCGCGCGATGACGGAGTCCTCCTCCCTCCCCGAGGACGTCCGTGCCGCGGAACAGGAGGCGGAGCAGCGCGCGGCCTTCATCGAGCGGCAGCAGCGCCGGCTGGACTCCTCCGAGTCGACGGTGGCCTGA
- a CDS encoding type VI secretion protein, giving the protein MGVLGFLVGLTVLVWTATGLAGLFAHGSWPDGVTFTNTPTAIRSLVSEPHDVPAAWPATPAGQLSGYGLFWGLLIGQLMTLVVLTVFVLGTLARWRAVRARRRGMRETGRGRDMAPPITAPVTVKDQPLLRTDRPASRPTAAVTDEAPVPAGAVAGPGTALPVEAAPPAHPGTSVEQLTTTAPAELSDPSVLASPSVPTTPAVPTALPMPEPVAVAGPRRPPVLYGAPSVRLPSAVQAIRDAPGPALVVTSDPTVWSETKGARAKLGPVLVYDPGHLCDTPARLHWSPTTGCEDPATAAGRAAALFAPVRPRSRLDEAVADTAETLLRCWLHAAAVDGRPFKQVHRWAQGSGAHEPVRILRTHQKAASGLAGLLESALTSHSERRQIAQELTARTLTALSSVHIREACTPNRADSLTLESFVDEGGTLYVVGESIEDPRARPGAMPLLTALTSSVVEHGRRMAARSSDGRLDPPLTLVLDDIAAVAPLPLLPEMLATGPGLGMPTLALLRSREQGRARWPQPLTTPDSAPGPGAH; this is encoded by the coding sequence GTGGGCGTCCTGGGCTTCCTCGTCGGACTGACCGTCCTGGTCTGGACGGCGACGGGCCTCGCGGGCCTGTTCGCTCACGGCTCCTGGCCGGACGGTGTGACGTTCACGAACACCCCGACGGCCATACGCAGCCTCGTCTCCGAACCGCACGACGTGCCCGCCGCCTGGCCCGCCACCCCTGCCGGCCAGCTGTCCGGTTACGGACTGTTCTGGGGCCTGCTCATCGGCCAGTTGATGACGCTCGTCGTCCTGACGGTCTTCGTGCTCGGCACCCTGGCCCGCTGGCGCGCGGTGCGGGCGCGGCGCAGGGGCATGAGGGAGACGGGCCGGGGCAGGGACATGGCGCCGCCCATCACGGCACCGGTGACGGTCAAGGACCAGCCGCTGCTTCGCACGGACCGGCCGGCGTCTCGTCCGACCGCAGCCGTCACCGACGAAGCGCCCGTGCCCGCGGGAGCCGTGGCCGGTCCCGGTACGGCGCTCCCCGTCGAAGCGGCGCCCCCCGCGCACCCCGGCACATCGGTCGAGCAGCTCACGACCACGGCACCCGCCGAGCTCTCCGATCCCTCAGTGCTCGCATCACCGTCCGTGCCCACGACACCCGCCGTGCCCACGGCCCTGCCCATGCCCGAACCGGTCGCGGTAGCGGGCCCCCGCCGCCCACCCGTCCTCTACGGAGCTCCGTCCGTCCGGCTCCCCTCCGCAGTCCAGGCGATCCGCGACGCCCCGGGGCCCGCGCTCGTCGTCACCTCCGACCCGACCGTCTGGTCGGAGACCAAGGGCGCCAGGGCCAAACTCGGACCGGTCCTCGTCTACGACCCCGGCCATCTCTGTGACACGCCCGCCAGGCTCCACTGGTCCCCCACGACCGGCTGCGAGGACCCGGCCACGGCGGCCGGCAGGGCGGCGGCACTGTTCGCCCCCGTACGGCCCCGCTCCCGCCTCGACGAGGCCGTCGCGGACACTGCCGAAACGCTCCTGCGCTGCTGGTTGCACGCCGCCGCCGTGGACGGCCGCCCCTTCAAACAGGTCCACCGGTGGGCCCAGGGCAGTGGCGCCCACGAGCCCGTACGCATCCTCCGCACCCACCAGAAGGCCGCTTCCGGTCTCGCCGGACTGCTCGAGTCGGCTCTCACCTCGCACAGCGAACGTCGGCAGATCGCCCAGGAACTGACGGCCCGTACGCTCACGGCCCTCTCCTCCGTCCACATCCGAGAAGCCTGCACTCCGAACCGAGCAGATTCGCTCACCCTGGAATCATTTGTGGACGAGGGGGGCACGCTCTATGTGGTGGGTGAATCGATCGAGGACCCGCGCGCCCGCCCGGGTGCCATGCCGCTCCTCACCGCACTCACCTCGAGCGTGGTCGAGCACGGCCGCCGCATGGCCGCACGGTCATCCGACGGTCGGCTCGACCCACCACTCACCCTCGTCCTCGACGACATCGCCGCCGTGGCCCCCCTGCCCCTCCTGCCGGAGATGCTCGCCACCGGCCCGGGCCTGGGCATGCCGACACTCGCGCTGCTCCGCTCCCGGGAACAGGGCCGCGCCCGCTGGCCGCAGCCACTGACGACGCCGGACTCCGCCCCCGGCCCGGGCGCTCACTAG
- a CDS encoding GNAT family N-acetyltransferase — MDHNIRAVRAGEWEKARDIRLAALQDPAAPIAFLETYEHAVGRPAAYWRDRTDTAASGLGFRQFIAEDSDGRWIGTVTVMVEGPADEVRFGEAATVDQTHLVGVFVRPEARGTGVTEQLFRAAVAWSWALTEPAVERVRLYVHEGNGRAMAFYRRFGFVPSGDSVPVPSDPSAREIEYELRRS; from the coding sequence ATGGACCACAACATTCGCGCCGTACGAGCCGGCGAGTGGGAGAAGGCCCGGGACATCAGGCTGGCCGCTCTCCAGGATCCCGCGGCGCCCATTGCCTTCCTGGAGACCTACGAGCACGCAGTGGGCCGGCCCGCGGCGTACTGGCGGGACCGTACCGACACCGCAGCCTCCGGACTGGGCTTCCGGCAGTTCATCGCGGAGGACTCCGACGGACGCTGGATCGGCACCGTGACCGTGATGGTGGAAGGCCCGGCGGACGAGGTGCGGTTCGGGGAGGCGGCCACCGTCGACCAGACGCACCTCGTGGGAGTGTTCGTACGGCCGGAGGCGCGGGGGACCGGGGTCACGGAGCAGCTGTTCCGGGCCGCCGTCGCATGGTCCTGGGCTCTGACCGAGCCGGCGGTCGAACGGGTGCGGCTGTACGTGCACGAGGGCAACGGCCGGGCGATGGCGTTCTACCGGCGATTCGGGTTCGTACCGAGCGGTGATTCCGTGCCGGTGCCGTCCGATCCGTCGGCCAGGGAGATCGAGTACGAACTGCGGCGGTCCTGA